The following proteins are co-located in the Gordonia polyisoprenivorans genome:
- a CDS encoding acyltransferase family protein — protein MASRVPSLTGVRTIAALSVCLTHAAFWTGHYTDDYVGRLFARFEIGVAIFFVLSGYLLFTPWVRAARETTRDTQLPGVGRYFWHRARRILPAYWITVVGVYLLYAIAPPGGEASPTGTGWSGFLRNMTLTQVYGFGHLHSGLTQMWSLAAEVVFYLVLPLIGWVVVVGVMRVSGRRGGWRPDLLIAALVPLLLVSPVWSVIVAGSAGVNPTARLWAPAFFGWFVGGMLLAACAPLIRRWNTTAWVGIAIAAFLVSGGSIAGEPTITPTTGSATIVKHVLYLVIAVGLVGPLTGADQRSWWARVCASRPMVFLGEISYELFCVHVIVLEVVMAALGYHVFSGNVLIAFGLTAVISVVLAWALHRVTSPLWRARTPGTVGSRR, from the coding sequence ATGGCCTCGCGCGTTCCCTCACTCACCGGCGTGCGCACGATCGCCGCGCTGTCGGTGTGCCTGACCCACGCCGCGTTCTGGACCGGGCACTACACAGACGACTACGTCGGCCGACTGTTCGCGCGCTTCGAGATCGGGGTCGCGATCTTCTTCGTGCTCTCGGGGTACCTGTTGTTCACGCCATGGGTGCGGGCGGCGCGCGAGACCACCCGCGACACGCAACTGCCAGGCGTCGGACGCTACTTCTGGCACCGGGCACGACGCATCCTGCCCGCGTACTGGATCACCGTGGTCGGCGTCTATCTGCTGTACGCGATCGCCCCGCCCGGCGGCGAGGCGTCACCGACCGGCACCGGCTGGTCGGGCTTCCTGCGCAACATGACGCTGACGCAGGTGTACGGGTTCGGGCACCTGCACTCCGGGCTGACACAGATGTGGAGCCTAGCCGCCGAAGTCGTGTTCTACCTCGTCCTGCCGCTGATCGGCTGGGTCGTCGTGGTCGGTGTGATGCGTGTGTCGGGCAGGCGCGGCGGGTGGCGACCGGATCTTCTCATCGCGGCGCTGGTGCCGTTGTTGCTGGTCAGCCCGGTGTGGTCGGTCATCGTCGCAGGCAGTGCGGGGGTGAATCCGACAGCACGACTGTGGGCGCCGGCATTCTTCGGCTGGTTCGTCGGCGGCATGTTGCTCGCGGCCTGCGCACCGCTGATCCGCCGGTGGAACACCACCGCGTGGGTGGGCATCGCGATCGCCGCGTTTCTGGTGTCCGGGGGCTCGATCGCGGGCGAACCGACGATCACCCCGACGACGGGGTCGGCGACGATCGTCAAGCACGTGCTGTATCTGGTGATCGCCGTCGGTCTCGTCGGCCCGCTCACCGGCGCCGATCAGCGGTCCTGGTGGGCGCGGGTGTGTGCCAGCCGACCGATGGTGTTCCTCGGTGAGATCTCCTACGAGCTGTTCTGTGTGCACGTCATCGTCCTCGAGGTGGTCATGGCCGCGCTCGGCTACCACGTGTTCAGCGGAAACGTGCTGATCGCGTTCGGTCTCACCGCGGTCATCAGCGTCGTGCTTGCGTGGGCGCTGCACCGTGTGACGTCGCCGCTGTGGCGTGCGCGGACACCCGGGACCGTCGGTTCCCGCAGGTAG
- a CDS encoding reverse transcriptase family protein produces MTDATLAFDQVRELAAEFSRIYTGWTWPEVLRALRAVLARDLADAVAPRLFELSPTEPRHPEAVLVEALAPWTLPPPEPPLILRPQEPRSSGTVREGLPDLYDVTQLAHWLDFTVPELEWFADRGGWLRTSRPPLRHYRIWRRSKRDGFRVIEAPKPRMRETQRRLLRRLVEHIPAHPCARGFVAGSSTTAFAWPHSDRPVVLRADLRHCFETITTARVCRVFHDVGYPAHIARILAELCTTATPIDELGGIDLAHRALLRDRHLPQGAPTSPHLANLVMRGLDRRLDGYARANGLRYTRYGDDLALSGDSMDADRTLWVVLKIIEAEGFTAHPDKVRVMYQHQQQRLAGLVVNDRPQVSRASYDNLRALLHNAAVHGAQSQNHTNHPDFRAHVLGLISWIGATNPTRRQRLLQMADAVDWDS; encoded by the coding sequence ATGACCGACGCCACTCTGGCTTTCGATCAAGTCCGCGAGCTCGCCGCCGAGTTCTCGCGGATCTACACCGGATGGACCTGGCCGGAGGTGCTCCGCGCCTTGCGAGCAGTACTCGCCCGGGATCTGGCGGATGCGGTGGCACCCCGCCTGTTCGAGCTCTCCCCGACCGAACCTCGCCATCCCGAAGCTGTGCTCGTCGAGGCCCTCGCACCGTGGACGTTGCCGCCGCCGGAGCCGCCCCTCATCCTCCGGCCACAGGAGCCCCGATCGAGTGGGACTGTGCGGGAAGGACTTCCCGATCTCTACGACGTGACACAGTTGGCGCACTGGCTGGATTTCACCGTGCCAGAACTCGAGTGGTTTGCCGATCGCGGCGGTTGGCTACGGACTTCGCGACCGCCTTTACGCCACTATCGAATCTGGCGTCGGAGCAAGCGGGACGGCTTTCGGGTGATCGAAGCGCCAAAGCCGCGGATGCGCGAAACCCAGCGCCGCCTGCTGCGGCGCCTCGTGGAACACATCCCGGCGCATCCCTGCGCGCGCGGTTTCGTGGCCGGATCGTCGACCACCGCTTTCGCGTGGCCCCACTCCGATCGACCCGTCGTACTGCGCGCCGACCTCCGACATTGCTTCGAAACCATCACCACTGCCCGGGTGTGCAGGGTGTTCCATGATGTCGGCTACCCGGCACACATCGCCCGAATCCTTGCCGAACTCTGTACCACTGCAACACCCATCGATGAACTCGGTGGCATCGATCTGGCTCATCGTGCGCTGCTGCGCGATCGCCACCTCCCGCAGGGCGCTCCGACGTCACCGCATCTGGCGAACCTCGTGATGCGCGGGCTCGATCGCCGGCTGGACGGGTACGCCCGTGCCAATGGGCTGCGCTATACCCGATACGGCGACGATCTCGCCCTCTCGGGAGACTCCATGGACGCCGATCGCACGTTGTGGGTGGTCCTGAAGATCATTGAGGCCGAGGGTTTCACAGCACACCCCGACAAGGTCCGCGTCATGTACCAGCACCAACAGCAACGCCTTGCGGGGTTGGTGGTCAACGACCGACCCCAGGTCTCACGCGCCTCCTACGACAACCTGCGCGCACTGCTGCACAACGCCGCGGTGCACGGCGCGCAGTCGCAGAATCACACCAACCATCCCGACTTCCGCGCACACGTGCTCGGACTGATCTCTTGGATCGGTGCCACCAATCCCACGCGCCGCCAACGTCTCCTACAGATGGCCGACGCCGTCGACTGGGACTCCTGA
- a CDS encoding cation:proton antiporter yields the protein MELLILVLVGAVIITAIADRRGMQPALIIVVVALAVSFVPGMPHVELESEILLTVVLPPLLYSAALGFSVPSFVRNIKPILGLGVAMVVITAFAVGWIASLLIPEFTFALALLLGAIVAPPDAVTAVAIGRKLGLPKRLMAILTGESLVNDAAALSLFAIAISQIASTHAFIDNPLALFGYNAILGPIVGAVLGYLTLWIRSHLRNPALETVQGFVVPFAAFLAAEHMHASGVLAVVIAGFVVGSGSVHAGYQTRLQERYVWNSVDVLLEAFVFAYIGLQMRFIIEDLREARESLLQITIASLLVLAVVLVIRPLCVFAMFGRGVVSRHLDATVAVEIQPTPRRGAAGRRDPAQAPEWWRRLRERIDNRPLTWQESTVVAWTGMRGVVSLAAASGIPLTVADGSAFPERSAIQAIAFVVAVGTILIQGPTLPWLINRLQLRNEDEERYDHEQTARAEAIVHGAADEVIAGFVDNPPTDLDEVTVDFIKETVARQSRDAEEMPDPDAHTARTDAFAALYRSVLSAQRDALVAGRENGHLEDEAVRAMLDRLDLQEAGLTARLESRL from the coding sequence ATGGAACTGTTGATCCTGGTGCTCGTGGGTGCCGTCATCATCACCGCGATCGCCGACCGGCGCGGCATGCAACCCGCGTTGATCATCGTGGTGGTCGCGCTGGCGGTCTCCTTCGTCCCGGGCATGCCGCATGTGGAACTCGAATCCGAGATCCTGCTGACGGTCGTGCTGCCACCGCTGCTGTACTCCGCAGCGCTGGGCTTCTCGGTGCCGAGCTTCGTGCGCAACATCAAGCCGATCCTGGGGCTCGGGGTGGCGATGGTCGTCATCACCGCCTTCGCCGTCGGGTGGATCGCGTCGTTACTGATCCCCGAGTTCACCTTCGCGCTGGCGTTGCTGCTCGGGGCGATCGTCGCACCGCCCGACGCGGTCACCGCGGTGGCCATCGGACGCAAGCTCGGACTGCCGAAGCGGTTGATGGCCATTCTCACCGGCGAGAGTCTCGTCAACGACGCCGCGGCGCTGTCGCTGTTCGCCATCGCGATCTCCCAGATCGCGTCCACCCACGCGTTCATCGACAATCCGCTGGCGCTCTTCGGCTACAACGCGATTCTCGGTCCCATCGTCGGCGCCGTCCTCGGCTACCTCACCCTCTGGATTCGAAGCCACCTGCGCAACCCCGCACTGGAGACGGTGCAGGGCTTCGTCGTTCCGTTCGCGGCGTTCCTCGCCGCCGAACACATGCACGCCTCCGGGGTGCTCGCGGTGGTGATCGCCGGCTTCGTGGTCGGGTCGGGGTCGGTGCACGCCGGCTATCAGACGCGGCTGCAGGAACGCTATGTGTGGAACTCGGTCGACGTGTTGCTCGAGGCATTTGTGTTCGCCTACATCGGGTTACAGATGAGGTTCATCATCGAGGATCTGCGCGAGGCGCGAGAATCGTTGCTACAGATCACCATTGCCTCACTCCTCGTGCTGGCTGTGGTGCTCGTCATCCGTCCGCTGTGCGTGTTCGCGATGTTCGGTCGTGGCGTCGTCAGCCGCCACCTCGACGCCACGGTCGCGGTGGAGATCCAGCCCACCCCGCGCCGCGGCGCCGCCGGCCGCCGCGACCCCGCGCAGGCGCCGGAGTGGTGGCGGCGCCTGCGCGAACGCATCGACAACCGGCCGCTGACCTGGCAGGAGTCGACGGTGGTCGCCTGGACCGGCATGCGCGGCGTGGTCTCCCTCGCGGCCGCCTCCGGCATCCCGCTGACCGTCGCCGACGGCAGTGCGTTCCCCGAGCGTTCGGCCATCCAGGCAATCGCGTTCGTCGTGGCCGTCGGGACCATCCTCATTCAGGGCCCGACCCTGCCCTGGCTCATCAACCGGCTGCAGCTGCGCAACGAGGACGAGGAACGCTACGACCACGAGCAGACCGCCCGCGCCGAGGCCATCGTGCACGGCGCGGCCGACGAGGTCATCGCGGGCTTCGTCGACAACCCGCCCACCGACCTCGACGAGGTGACCGTCGACTTCATCAAGGAGACCGTCGCTCGACAGTCCCGCGACGCCGAGGAGATGCCCGACCCCGACGCGCACACCGCGCGTACCGACGCCTTCGCAGCCCTGTACCGCAGCGTGCTCTCGGCCCAACGCGACGCTCTCGTCGCGGGCAGAGAGAACGGGCATCTCGAGGACGAGGCCGTCCGCGCCATGCTCGATCGCCTGGACCTGCAGGAAGCAGGCCTCACCGCCCGACTCGAGAGCCGCCTCTGA
- a CDS encoding sulfotransferase family protein: MSDGFEPFRRRGIRVLNHVGAELVRRGLGPDLSADALRRRAEKSARRAWEADALTDEALDVLTRSIVDEANLNYFGALVIRARLHGLLTTRLRVAALLEAEPEILDEPITPPIVIAGLQRSGTTMLHRLIGADPRMRAVQSWEVVHLLPSRWERADARPRVRIAQTKLAELALRYLNPQFFAIHAVEADGPEEDVLLQEYSLLSQVPEAMLNVPAYAEWLARQDARPSYEYLKVLLQVLAQQDRRLHWVLKTPAHLEHLDTLLDVFPDAVIVNTHRDPVRTTASFSSMLAHGHSMFSDSVDAAAVARHWLRRNVDMTERALVVRQHHPDRFVDVRYDDLIADPMAQIDRIYCAAGLELDGPTRAAMHRHRQSHQQNAHGVHRYSLEEFGLTEDEVAGAYAHYREVMGI, from the coding sequence ATGTCTGACGGATTCGAGCCGTTTCGGCGACGCGGTATCCGAGTGCTCAATCATGTTGGTGCCGAGCTGGTTCGACGCGGTCTCGGGCCGGATCTGTCCGCCGACGCGTTGCGGCGGCGTGCTGAGAAGTCGGCGAGGCGGGCATGGGAAGCCGACGCGCTGACCGACGAAGCTCTCGATGTGTTGACCCGTTCGATTGTCGACGAGGCGAACCTCAACTATTTCGGGGCGCTGGTGATTCGCGCACGCCTGCACGGTCTGCTCACGACGCGTCTGCGGGTGGCCGCACTGCTGGAGGCCGAGCCCGAAATACTCGACGAGCCGATCACCCCACCGATCGTGATCGCCGGCCTTCAGCGCAGTGGAACCACCATGTTGCACAGGCTGATCGGCGCCGATCCGAGGATGCGCGCGGTGCAATCGTGGGAAGTGGTACACCTGCTGCCAAGCCGATGGGAGCGGGCAGATGCACGGCCACGGGTGCGGATCGCACAAACCAAGCTCGCCGAACTCGCCCTGCGATACCTGAACCCGCAGTTCTTCGCTATCCACGCCGTCGAGGCCGACGGTCCGGAGGAAGATGTTCTGCTGCAGGAGTATTCACTGTTATCCCAGGTGCCGGAGGCGATGCTGAACGTACCTGCGTATGCCGAGTGGTTGGCGCGCCAGGACGCCCGACCGTCGTACGAGTATCTGAAGGTGCTGTTGCAGGTACTCGCGCAGCAGGACCGACGACTGCACTGGGTGCTCAAGACGCCCGCACATCTGGAGCATCTCGACACGCTGCTCGACGTGTTTCCCGACGCGGTCATCGTCAACACTCACCGCGACCCGGTGCGCACCACAGCCTCGTTCTCGAGCATGCTCGCTCACGGCCATTCGATGTTCTCCGACTCCGTCGATGCCGCTGCCGTCGCGCGACATTGGTTGCGCCGCAACGTCGACATGACCGAACGGGCGCTCGTTGTACGCCAACACCATCCGGATCGATTCGTCGACGTGCGGTACGACGACCTCATTGCCGACCCGATGGCGCAGATCGACCGGATCTACTGCGCCGCCGGCCTGGAACTCGACGGCCCGACCCGTGCCGCCATGCATCGGCACCGACAATCCCATCAACAGAATGCCCATGGCGTGCACCGCTATTCCCTCGAAGAGTTCGGTCTCACCGAAGACGAGGTGGCCGGTGCATACGCCCACTATCGCGAAGTGATGGGGATCTGA
- the hisC gene encoding histidinol-phosphate transaminase translates to MTFRIRPDLADLPVYVPGKTFPDAVKLASNEVTFGPLPSVLQAISHAAAGVNRYPDNGMVELTDALAKNLGVSPEEIQVGCGSVILCQNLILITCRPGDEVVFGWRSFETYPLATRLVGAMPVQVPLTGDDVHDLAAMADAITDRTRLIFVCNPNNPTGTVVTADDLRAFLQSVPSDIVVALDEAYLEYTRLDDDHAYDALELRREFPNLVALRTFSKAYGLAGLRVGYAIGDPEIITSLGKAHVPFSVNSVAQAAALACLEAGDELLERTDAVVAERRRVTERLRAAGYRVPDSQANFVWLDLAERSSEFARAAIDAGVVVRPFADDGVRVTVTHLDENDSFLAFAERWIRAD, encoded by the coding sequence GTGACCTTTCGCATCCGTCCCGACCTCGCCGACCTGCCCGTCTACGTCCCCGGCAAGACGTTCCCGGACGCGGTGAAGCTTGCCAGCAACGAGGTCACCTTCGGTCCGCTCCCCTCGGTTCTGCAAGCGATCTCACATGCCGCGGCCGGCGTGAACCGATACCCCGACAACGGGATGGTCGAGTTGACCGACGCGTTGGCCAAGAACCTCGGCGTCAGTCCTGAGGAAATCCAGGTCGGGTGCGGATCGGTGATCCTCTGCCAGAACCTGATCCTGATCACCTGCCGCCCCGGCGACGAGGTCGTCTTCGGCTGGCGCTCCTTCGAGACCTATCCCCTCGCGACGCGGCTCGTCGGGGCGATGCCGGTTCAGGTGCCTCTCACCGGCGACGACGTGCATGATCTTGCGGCCATGGCCGACGCGATCACCGATCGCACCCGCCTGATCTTCGTCTGCAACCCCAACAACCCGACCGGGACCGTGGTCACCGCCGACGATCTGCGCGCCTTCCTGCAGTCGGTGCCGTCGGACATCGTCGTCGCCCTCGACGAGGCGTACCTCGAGTACACCCGCCTCGACGACGACCACGCCTACGACGCCCTCGAGTTGCGCCGCGAGTTCCCGAACCTGGTCGCGTTACGCACGTTCTCCAAGGCGTACGGGCTCGCCGGCCTGCGCGTCGGGTACGCGATCGGCGATCCGGAGATCATCACCAGCCTGGGTAAGGCGCATGTGCCGTTCTCGGTCAACAGCGTCGCGCAGGCCGCAGCTCTGGCCTGCCTGGAGGCCGGCGACGAACTACTCGAGCGCACCGATGCGGTGGTCGCCGAACGTCGGCGGGTCACCGAGCGGCTCCGCGCCGCCGGTTACCGGGTACCCGACTCGCAGGCGAATTTCGTGTGGCTCGACCTGGCCGAGAGGTCGTCAGAGTTCGCGCGCGCGGCGATCGACGCCGGGGTCGTGGTGCGGCCATTCGCCGACGACGGCGTGCGGGTCACCGTCACCCATCTCGACGAGAACGACAGCTTCCTGGCCTTCGCCGAGCGGTGGATCCGCGCCGACTGA
- a CDS encoding alpha/beta hydrolase codes for MVATILGVGVLGAGLFGPAVAEAAPRVEARIVTTKPMSDLRTDVWVDSPSMKQRIKVSVLTPAYSSGPRPTVYMLDGAGADGDVSDWITKGHAGAFFANKNVNVVLPVGGAGTFYTDWQHADPKLGKPMWETFLTKELPPLINSRFNGNGRNAVIGLSMGGQASFALAIRHPELYSGLASLSGCPPVSGAANEAYVRTTVGRDGGDATNMWGPFGSVGWQAHDPSLHLNALRGKDIFISAGSGAIGPLDITRRIEPDEGPPVAVTASSSALEAGAYRCSLEFAWDLRTHNVPYTDGFRLIGTHTWAYWEQDLPAAWGTVSRHLY; via the coding sequence ATGGTGGCGACCATACTCGGCGTCGGCGTCCTGGGTGCGGGTTTGTTCGGTCCAGCAGTGGCGGAAGCGGCGCCACGCGTCGAGGCACGCATCGTCACCACCAAGCCGATGAGCGATTTGCGCACCGACGTCTGGGTGGATTCCCCGTCGATGAAACAGCGCATCAAGGTCAGCGTGCTGACCCCGGCGTACTCCAGTGGCCCGCGCCCGACGGTCTACATGCTCGATGGCGCCGGTGCCGACGGCGACGTCAGCGACTGGATCACCAAGGGCCACGCCGGCGCGTTCTTCGCGAACAAGAATGTCAACGTCGTCCTACCGGTCGGTGGAGCGGGCACGTTCTACACCGACTGGCAGCATGCCGACCCCAAGCTGGGTAAGCCGATGTGGGAGACCTTCCTCACCAAAGAACTTCCCCCGCTGATCAATTCGCGGTTCAACGGCAACGGCCGCAATGCGGTGATCGGGTTGTCGATGGGCGGACAGGCGTCGTTCGCGCTGGCCATCCGTCATCCCGAGCTGTATTCGGGTCTCGCGTCGCTCAGTGGGTGCCCGCCGGTGTCCGGAGCGGCCAACGAGGCCTACGTGCGCACCACCGTCGGTCGCGACGGCGGCGACGCCACCAACATGTGGGGCCCGTTCGGGTCCGTCGGCTGGCAGGCGCATGACCCGAGCCTGCATCTGAACGCGTTGCGCGGTAAGGACATCTTCATCTCCGCCGGCTCCGGTGCCATCGGCCCACTGGACATCACGCGTCGCATCGAGCCCGACGAAGGTCCGCCAGTAGCGGTCACCGCGTCGTCCTCGGCGCTGGAGGCCGGTGCCTACCGATGCTCATTGGAGTTCGCGTGGGATCTGCGCACCCACAACGTGCCCTACACCGACGGCTTCCGCCTGATCGGGACGCACACCTGGGCCTACTGGGAGCAGGATCTGCCCGCCGCCTGGGGAACGGTCTCGCGGCACCTGTACTGA
- the aqpZ gene encoding aquaporin Z: MISAPFTKYAAELFGTFWLVLGGCGTAVFAAKQVAEGDDKGTLIQVGVGYLGVALAFGLTVVTMAYALAHISGAHFNPAISLGAAVSGRLEWKDLPGYWIAQVAGGLLAGLAIYGIAQGRPGWTATGNMAANGYGDHSPGHYTLAAVLIAEILLTAFFLIVILGATDGRAPKGFGPLAIGFTLTLIHLVSIPISNTSVNPARSTAVAFFNGDGAPGQLWAFWVAPLIGGIVGGLIYPLLFEDGKFKYGASAREETPVA; the protein is encoded by the coding sequence ATGATTTCTGCTCCGTTCACCAAATACGCGGCCGAATTGTTCGGTACATTCTGGCTTGTCCTCGGAGGTTGCGGAACCGCGGTCTTCGCTGCCAAGCAAGTCGCCGAGGGGGACGACAAGGGGACGCTCATCCAGGTGGGTGTCGGCTATCTGGGCGTCGCGCTGGCGTTCGGACTGACCGTGGTCACCATGGCCTACGCCCTCGCCCACATCTCCGGGGCGCATTTCAATCCGGCGATCTCGCTCGGCGCTGCGGTGAGCGGGCGACTCGAATGGAAGGATCTGCCCGGCTACTGGATCGCTCAGGTCGCCGGTGGTCTGCTCGCCGGTCTCGCGATCTATGGGATAGCGCAGGGCAGACCCGGCTGGACGGCCACCGGCAACATGGCTGCCAACGGATACGGCGACCACAGTCCGGGCCATTACACGCTCGCCGCGGTCCTGATCGCCGAGATCCTGCTGACCGCGTTCTTCCTCATCGTCATCCTCGGCGCGACCGATGGCCGGGCGCCGAAGGGATTCGGGCCGTTGGCAATCGGCTTCACCCTCACACTCATCCACCTGGTGTCCATCCCGATCTCCAACACCTCGGTGAACCCGGCACGCTCGACGGCGGTGGCGTTCTTCAACGGCGACGGCGCGCCCGGCCAACTGTGGGCGTTCTGGGTCGCCCCACTCATCGGGGGCATCGTCGGCGGACTGATCTATCCGTTGCTCTTCGAGGACGGCAAGTTCAAGTACGGTGCGTCGGCGCGTGAGGAGACACCGGTCGCCTGA
- a CDS encoding magnesium transporter CorA family protein, translating to MVGTSDPDRGTRIRGQIWKKGQKVDGFSIDGISDHLDCADTLIWADLDCPSHDDLTALAQELDLNSFAIEDTIAAAERVKTVNYRDYTFMTVYAITAAPTGDDANPSAGDENPTTGYAARPDQHSPYAQRAKSFVLHRVSIFVKQNALITVRMTPGFDISVVTQRWEEIGGEQYGIGALLHGLLDVVVDGHFDAVQRLDNDIEDLEALLFDESVAARTLQRRTYDLRKDLVLLRRVVVPMREVIAAIQRHRYENEAPPELDPHFSDLYDHALRAAEWTESLRDMVTTVFETNLSLADARLNTVMKKLTGWAAIIAVPTAITGFYGQNVSFPFFQTTTGFVVSSVLIVVTVIALYTTFKRRDWL from the coding sequence ATGGTGGGCACATCGGATCCGGATCGCGGAACACGCATTCGCGGCCAGATCTGGAAGAAGGGCCAGAAGGTCGACGGCTTCTCGATCGACGGCATCTCCGATCATCTCGACTGCGCCGACACGCTCATCTGGGCCGATCTCGACTGCCCATCTCACGACGATCTGACAGCGCTGGCACAAGAACTCGACCTCAACAGCTTCGCGATCGAGGACACGATCGCCGCCGCCGAACGCGTCAAGACCGTGAACTACCGCGACTACACATTCATGACCGTCTATGCGATCACCGCCGCCCCGACCGGTGACGACGCGAACCCGTCTGCGGGCGACGAGAACCCGACGACCGGCTACGCAGCGCGTCCGGATCAGCACTCCCCGTATGCGCAACGCGCCAAGTCGTTTGTTCTGCATCGTGTTTCGATCTTCGTCAAGCAGAACGCGTTAATCACGGTGCGGATGACACCGGGATTCGACATCTCCGTCGTGACCCAGCGGTGGGAGGAGATCGGCGGCGAACAGTACGGCATCGGCGCGTTGCTTCACGGTCTGCTCGACGTGGTCGTCGACGGACATTTCGACGCGGTCCAACGCCTCGACAACGACATCGAGGATCTCGAGGCCCTGCTCTTCGACGAGTCCGTCGCCGCCCGAACATTGCAGCGCCGAACCTACGATCTCCGTAAGGATCTCGTGCTTCTGCGTCGAGTCGTGGTGCCCATGCGCGAGGTCATCGCGGCGATCCAGCGTCACCGCTACGAGAACGAGGCGCCACCGGAACTCGACCCCCACTTCTCCGACCTCTACGATCACGCGCTGCGGGCGGCGGAGTGGACAGAATCGTTGCGCGACATGGTCACCACGGTGTTCGAGACCAACCTGTCGTTGGCCGACGCGCGCCTGAACACCGTGATGAAGAAGCTGACGGGGTGGGCCGCGATCATCGCCGTACCCACCGCCATCACCGGTTTCTACGGCCAGAACGTCTCGTTCCCGTTCTTCCAGACCACCACCGGTTTCGTGGTCAGCTCGGTGTTGATCGTGGTCACCGTGATCGCCCTGTACACCACGTTCAAGCGGCGAGACTGGTTGTAG
- a CDS encoding acyl-CoA thioesterase yields the protein MSTANTGRNSVNTAGESGLGAHEFAFTAEVGVRWSDMDAFGHINHARMVTLMEEARIAWLLSAGEEYTPLIKSAMIVHVEIRYQSQLRHDDSPLRIGMWIKGFRSVDFTIGYEIRGAHADPMSKPACVASTQMAVVDVEAHSLRRLTDTEKGYLRTWSR from the coding sequence GTGAGTACCGCAAACACCGGCCGCAACTCAGTAAACACCGCAGGTGAGAGCGGTTTGGGCGCACACGAATTCGCGTTCACCGCGGAGGTCGGCGTGCGCTGGTCGGACATGGATGCTTTTGGTCACATCAACCACGCCCGGATGGTCACGCTCATGGAGGAAGCCCGGATCGCGTGGCTGCTCTCCGCGGGCGAGGAGTACACCCCGCTGATCAAGAGCGCGATGATCGTGCACGTCGAGATCCGATATCAGAGCCAGCTCCGCCACGACGACTCGCCGTTGCGCATCGGCATGTGGATCAAGGGTTTTCGGTCCGTCGACTTCACCATCGGCTATGAGATCCGGGGTGCGCATGCCGATCCGATGAGCAAACCGGCGTGTGTTGCGAGCACTCAGATGGCCGTCGTCGACGTCGAGGCGCACAGTTTGCGTCGACTCACCGATACCGAGAAGGGTTACTTACGCACCTGGTCACGGTGA